A stretch of the Bacteroidales bacterium genome encodes the following:
- a CDS encoding TolC family protein, producing the protein MLKIRNTILLSLLILLVNFSSAQNNSSDSSANYSLEELKNYAIEHNYQIQNSELDIKKSKAIKWETTAIGLPQVSGSLQYENFTEIPTQLMPNFIAPAVYDVNTNAFGLTPLAPFTEGNKIPIQFGNKYNADWGVSVSQIIFSGEYIVGLRASKIYMNLSEKSKDKSIIEVKENIEKTYYLILITEESIIALDSVYSSIAKLLGENEKLYEAGFLEETDVEQLKLNLKSTENSLISFKKQKEILYRLLKFQSGIDYNQKINISGKLSDAIEEIEENNLFAEEFNINQNIDYQLIQVQESLADLSLQREKTKTLPSVVGFYSYQKKAMLDSLNFFSEDAEWYPTSVWGIKVSIPIFSSGQRYAKIKQAQFDLEKMQNLKSQTKQALMLETEQTKADFLTAINTVRNTSEQRHLAKKIYENSYKKFKIGTEQSFNLALYQTQYFQALTSYYQALNQLIDKHISLKRLMNQL; encoded by the coding sequence ATGTTAAAAATTAGAAACACAATTCTGTTAAGTTTACTTATCTTATTAGTTAATTTTTCAAGTGCTCAAAATAATTCTTCCGACAGTTCCGCAAACTATTCTTTAGAAGAATTAAAAAACTATGCAATTGAACATAACTACCAAATTCAAAATTCAGAGTTGGATATTAAAAAATCAAAAGCAATAAAATGGGAAACAACAGCGATCGGCTTACCTCAGGTTTCAGGCTCATTGCAATATGAAAATTTCACTGAAATCCCTACTCAATTAATGCCCAATTTCATTGCTCCCGCAGTTTATGACGTTAATACAAATGCATTCGGTTTAACACCGCTTGCTCCGTTTACCGAAGGTAATAAGATACCGATTCAATTCGGAAACAAGTACAATGCCGACTGGGGTGTTTCAGTATCTCAAATTATTTTCAGCGGAGAATATATTGTCGGTTTGCGAGCATCAAAAATATATATGAATTTATCTGAGAAATCAAAAGATAAAAGCATAATTGAAGTAAAAGAAAATATTGAAAAAACATATTATTTAATTTTGATTACCGAAGAAAGCATTATCGCTTTAGATTCTGTATATTCAAGTATTGCTAAATTATTAGGTGAAAATGAAAAGTTATATGAAGCCGGCTTTTTAGAAGAAACAGATGTTGAACAATTAAAATTAAATCTAAAAAGTACAGAGAACTCACTTATATCATTCAAAAAGCAAAAAGAAATTTTATACAGGCTTCTTAAATTTCAATCAGGAATTGATTACAATCAAAAAATAAATATTTCAGGAAAACTAAGTGACGCTATTGAAGAAATTGAAGAAAATAATTTATTTGCGGAAGAATTTAACATTAATCAAAATATTGATTATCAACTAATTCAAGTGCAAGAAAGCCTTGCTGATTTAAGTCTGCAACGCGAAAAAACAAAAACCTTACCTTCTGTTGTAGGATTTTACTCATATCAGAAAAAAGCAATGCTGGATTCTTTAAATTTCTTTTCCGAAGATGCTGAATGGTATCCGACTTCTGTTTGGGGAATCAAAGTTTCCATACCTATTTTCAGCAGCGGGCAACGTTATGCAAAAATTAAACAAGCACAATTTGATTTGGAAAAAATGCAAAACCTAAAAAGCCAAACAAAGCAAGCACTAATGTTAGAAACAGAACAAACAAAAGCAGATTTTTTAACAGCAATAAATACGGTAAGGAATACATCTGAGCAAAGACATCTGGCAAAAAAGATTTATGAAAACTCATATAAAAAATTCAAAATAGGAACCGAGCAAAGTTTTAACTTGGCACTCTACCAAACACAATATTTTCAAGCATTAACATCATATTATCAAGCATTAAACCAACTTATTGACAAACACATAAGTTTAAAAAGATTAATGAATCAATTGTAA
- a CDS encoding efflux RND transporter periplasmic adaptor subunit, translating to MKKISIILITALFFGACSSERSTEDIKNEIFEYKEKIKLLEKELHKNPDAVFENSIKVKIIEAKKTKVKHSFSSTGTAKAVNMAFISPEMNGQIKRIYVKEGQFVKKGQLLVTLNSDVILSSIKELKTGLELAKVLYEKQKTLWEQKIGKEIDYLQAKNQKESLEAKLATVNAQYQMSIITAPFSGIVDEIYFKKGEMAMPGRQVIDLVNLNIMEVEADISEKYLPYIKKGDSVTVKFPTYPDLIKIATINRTGNIINRANRTFKVVVKIENKDKKIKPNMIAKIILSDYSGENYAIPSIIIKSDRKGNYIFIAKEENGKFKAEKRYIKTGMHTGNNTIVESGINEGEKIIAEGYNLINSGTTVEIVK from the coding sequence ATGAAAAAAATCAGCATCATCCTAATAACCGCACTTTTCTTCGGAGCATGCAGTTCTGAAAGATCAACCGAAGATATTAAAAATGAGATTTTCGAGTATAAAGAAAAAATTAAATTACTTGAAAAAGAACTGCATAAAAATCCGGATGCTGTTTTTGAAAACAGTATAAAAGTTAAAATTATTGAGGCAAAAAAAACCAAGGTTAAACATTCATTCTCTTCAACCGGAACCGCAAAAGCCGTAAATATGGCATTTATTTCTCCTGAAATGAACGGGCAAATTAAACGAATTTATGTTAAAGAAGGACAATTTGTAAAAAAAGGACAATTACTGGTTACACTTAATTCAGATGTAATATTAAGCAGTATAAAAGAACTGAAAACAGGTTTAGAACTTGCAAAAGTTCTGTATGAAAAGCAAAAAACACTTTGGGAGCAAAAAATAGGCAAAGAAATAGATTATTTACAAGCAAAAAACCAAAAAGAAAGTCTTGAAGCAAAACTTGCAACCGTTAATGCACAATATCAAATGAGCATAATAACTGCACCGTTCTCAGGTATTGTTGATGAAATTTATTTCAAAAAAGGTGAAATGGCTATGCCCGGCAGACAAGTTATTGACTTAGTAAACCTTAACATTATGGAAGTTGAAGCAGATATATCCGAAAAATACTTACCGTATATCAAAAAAGGAGATTCTGTTACCGTTAAATTTCCGACCTACCCCGATTTAATAAAAATTGCAACAATTAACAGAACAGGAAATATTATTAACCGTGCAAACAGAACATTTAAAGTTGTTGTTAAAATTGAAAACAAAGACAAAAAAATTAAACCGAATATGATTGCAAAAATCATTTTATCAGATTATTCAGGCGAAAATTATGCAATCCCTTCGATAATTATTAAAAGTGACAGAAAAGGAAACTACATTTTTATTGCAAAAGAAGAAAACGGAAAATTTAAAGCCGAAAAAAGATATATCAAAACAGGAATGCATACCGGAAATAACACCATTGTCGAATCCGGAATAAATGAAGGCGAAAAAATAATTGCAGAAGGTTATAACCTAATCAATTCAGGAACAACAGTTGAAATTGTAAAATAA
- a CDS encoding efflux RND transporter permease subunit, with product MKRREFNITTASLKNKNTVYLLIAILAIAGGLTYKNLPKEMYPEVALPMVMIQTPYPGNAPSDIENLVTKPLEKEVFTVNGIKNMTSTSSQDNSLIMLDMNSDVNIKTALQDVKDAVDRAKSELPDDLPVDPVVLDIDPSEFPVININLSGDFSTDELKMYAEYLEEKIEEINEVSKVNINGAEEKLIRINLDKQKMDAFYISFDNIENAIAYENMSMSGGDLIIGNTRRSVRTEGEFKNIEELNNIIVKSEKGNIVYLKDVLKEGKVIDGYEDIQSISRLNGETVVTLQVIKKSGENLIRTSEQIFEIIENAEKTILPEGLTVTVTNDQSDMVRKMIKNLENSIIMGILFVMWVLFFFLGTRNAMFVGIAIPMSMFISFVILGAIGSTINLIVLFSLILALGMLVDNGIVAVENIYRFRQQGYSAFEAAKLGVGEIAWAIIASTATTLAAFVPLLFWPGMMGSFMGFLPKTLIIVLSSSLFVALVIIPAFTLVFKSKGGEKPPKKRTLIITGVLTAFAIIFYITKLMIAANLLMVIAIVTILNFYIFFKISIWFQEVLLIKLEKFYLNFLKYALKGRKPTLFLLGTILLMFGTIGFMKLRSPKVNLFPLNEPKFFMVKSELPIGSDITATDSIAKEIEKDLKEILTNEDYFKDSIVESMVTTIGKGAVGENERATDNRPNKSITTVNMVDFEFRMGRNTSNLMRIVSDSLIGKYPGVTISVEKNTMGPPTGKPINIELSGEDFNQLMIYADTVTQIINHSGISGIEGLKPDLDLNKPELLITVDRDAVRRFGMATGQIAATIRTALFGKEISDLKVGDEEYPIQIQLAPEYRNNISTLLNQIITFRNPSTGKFVHVPVSSVAKFEYTSSFSAIKRIDNKRVITLYSNIIEGANGTEINNKLRKILDNFEFKDGYKYELTGEQEEQKETEDFMMKAMLIAVALIILIMVTQFNSIIKPFIIIATVIFSTIGVFGGIATFKMDFVIIMSGVGIISLAGIVVNNGIVLIDYIDYLKQLRRKELGLEEDANLPFDEIVNIIVKGGQTRLRPVLLTAITTILGLLPMATGLNIDFAALLSDFKPNIYFGGDNAVFWGPMAWTVIFGLTFATFLTLILVPVMYMIGNKVKLKFNK from the coding sequence ATGAAACGACGAGAATTTAACATAACAACAGCATCTCTAAAAAATAAAAACACGGTATATCTTTTAATTGCTATTTTGGCAATTGCCGGCGGATTAACATACAAAAACCTTCCGAAAGAAATGTATCCCGAAGTTGCCTTGCCCATGGTTATGATTCAAACACCATATCCCGGAAATGCTCCTTCCGACATTGAAAACCTTGTAACCAAACCTCTTGAAAAAGAGGTATTTACCGTAAACGGAATCAAAAACATGACATCAACATCTTCGCAAGATAATTCATTGATTATGTTAGATATGAATTCAGATGTAAACATTAAAACAGCTTTACAAGACGTTAAAGATGCTGTTGATCGAGCAAAAAGCGAACTGCCTGACGACCTGCCCGTTGACCCTGTTGTTCTTGATATTGACCCGTCTGAATTCCCTGTAATAAACATCAATTTATCAGGAGATTTCTCAACCGATGAACTAAAAATGTATGCAGAATATCTCGAAGAAAAAATTGAAGAAATCAATGAAGTTTCAAAAGTAAATATAAACGGCGCTGAAGAAAAACTTATCAGAATTAATCTTGACAAACAAAAAATGGATGCCTTTTATATCTCATTTGATAATATTGAAAACGCAATTGCGTATGAAAACATGAGTATGTCAGGCGGAGATTTAATAATAGGAAACACAAGGCGTTCAGTAAGAACTGAGGGCGAATTTAAAAATATCGAAGAACTTAATAACATAATTGTAAAAAGTGAAAAAGGAAATATTGTTTACTTAAAAGATGTTTTAAAAGAAGGAAAAGTAATTGACGGATACGAAGACATACAAAGCATATCGCGATTAAACGGTGAAACAGTTGTTACACTTCAGGTTATTAAAAAAAGCGGAGAAAATCTTATTCGAACTTCCGAGCAAATTTTTGAAATTATCGAAAATGCCGAAAAAACAATACTCCCCGAAGGTTTAACCGTAACCGTTACAAACGACCAATCAGACATGGTCAGGAAAATGATTAAAAACCTGGAAAACAGCATTATAATGGGAATACTGTTTGTAATGTGGGTTCTGTTTTTCTTTCTCGGAACAAGAAATGCAATGTTTGTAGGTATTGCAATTCCTATGTCAATGTTTATTTCATTTGTAATTCTCGGAGCAATCGGTTCAACCATTAACCTGATTGTTCTTTTCAGCTTAATATTAGCTCTGGGAATGCTTGTTGATAACGGAATTGTTGCAGTAGAAAACATCTATCGCTTCCGGCAACAAGGGTATTCGGCATTTGAAGCCGCAAAACTCGGTGTAGGCGAAATTGCATGGGCAATTATTGCTTCAACGGCAACAACTCTTGCAGCATTTGTTCCGCTTCTTTTTTGGCCCGGAATGATGGGCTCTTTTATGGGCTTTTTGCCAAAAACATTAATTATTGTTCTGTCATCTTCATTATTTGTTGCTCTTGTAATAATACCGGCATTTACATTAGTTTTCAAATCAAAAGGAGGCGAAAAACCGCCCAAAAAAAGAACCCTCATTATTACCGGAGTTTTAACAGCTTTTGCAATCATCTTTTACATTACAAAATTAATGATTGCGGCAAACTTATTAATGGTTATTGCAATCGTCACAATATTAAACTTTTATATCTTTTTTAAAATCTCAATTTGGTTTCAGGAAGTTTTGCTTATTAAATTAGAGAAATTCTACCTTAACTTTTTAAAATATGCCTTAAAAGGGAGAAAACCTACATTATTTCTTCTCGGAACAATACTGCTGATGTTCGGAACAATCGGCTTTATGAAATTAAGAAGTCCGAAAGTTAACCTTTTTCCCTTGAATGAACCCAAATTCTTTATGGTAAAATCTGAGCTCCCTATTGGTTCAGATATTACGGCAACTGACAGTATTGCAAAAGAGATTGAAAAAGACCTGAAAGAAATACTTACAAATGAAGACTATTTTAAAGATTCAATCGTAGAATCAATGGTTACCACAATAGGAAAAGGTGCTGTCGGAGAAAATGAACGAGCAACGGATAACCGACCCAACAAATCTATTACAACGGTAAATATGGTCGATTTTGAATTCAGAATGGGAAGGAATACATCAAATCTAATGCGTATTGTCAGCGATTCTCTTATCGGAAAATATCCGGGAGTAACTATTTCTGTTGAAAAAAATACTATGGGACCGCCCACGGGAAAACCGATAAACATAGAACTTTCGGGCGAAGATTTTAATCAATTAATGATTTATGCCGATACAGTTACTCAAATAATTAATCATTCCGGAATTTCAGGAATCGAAGGACTTAAACCGGATTTAGACCTCAACAAACCGGAATTGTTGATAACAGTTGACAGAGATGCCGTTAGAAGATTCGGAATGGCAACCGGACAAATTGCAGCAACAATAAGAACTGCATTATTCGGAAAAGAAATATCCGATTTAAAAGTAGGTGATGAAGAATATCCGATACAAATTCAACTTGCTCCCGAATATCGAAATAACATTTCAACTTTGTTAAATCAAATAATCACCTTCAGAAACCCCTCAACCGGAAAATTTGTTCACGTACCGGTTTCTTCGGTTGCAAAATTTGAATATACAAGTTCATTCAGTGCAATAAAACGAATTGACAACAAGCGTGTTATAACATTATACTCAAATATAATTGAAGGTGCAAACGGAACAGAGATTAATAATAAGTTAAGAAAAATACTCGACAATTTTGAATTTAAAGACGGGTATAAATATGAACTAACCGGAGAACAGGAAGAACAAAAAGAAACAGAAGATTTTATGATGAAAGCAATGTTAATTGCAGTTGCTTTGATTATTCTGATTATGGTTACACAATTCAACTCAATAATAAAACCGTTTATTATTATTGCAACAGTTATTTTCAGCACAATAGGTGTGTTCGGCGGAATTGCTACCTTTAAAATGGATTTTGTGATAATTATGTCAGGCGTAGGAATTATTTCTCTTGCCGGAATTGTCGTTAACAACGGCATTGTTCTTATTGATTATATTGATTATCTAAAACAGCTGAGAAGAAAAGAATTAGGACTTGAAGAAGACGCAAATCTTCCTTTTGATGAAATTGTGAACATAATAGTAAAAGGCGGACAAACCAGATTACGACCGGTATTATTAACCGCAATTACTACTATACTCGGTTTGTTGCCGATGGCAACCGGTTTAAATATTGATTTTGCAGCTTTGCTCAGCGATTTTAAACCCAACATATATTTCGGCGGCGATAATGCAGTTTTTTGGGGACCTATGGCTTGGACAGTTATTTTCGGACTTACATTTGCCACATTCCTTACATTAATACTTGTTCCCGTTATGTATATGATTGGTAATAAAGTAAAATTGAAATTTAATAAATAA
- a CDS encoding OmpA family protein — protein sequence MKIIKYISAILVLFTTLNSFSQDTIYHSVLNVTVTDMEKNISPGDKIFFVSKKTGKVYSEISDKTGKFKITLPNGSVYQIKIKSFDQDMNYTAVDIAEADYDMEFDVGISYELPKTYTLKDVHFDTNKASLKSVSFKSLNELAEFMKHKTTLKIELAGHTDSDGEADMNLDLSQRRAETVRNYLIKKGISPDRLTAVGYGETQPVESNSTNEGKQKNRRTEVRILEQ from the coding sequence ATGAAAATAATAAAATACATTTCTGCAATACTGGTTCTATTCACAACACTAAACAGTTTTTCCCAAGACACAATTTACCATTCTGTATTAAATGTTACGGTAACTGATATGGAAAAAAATATTAGTCCCGGAGATAAGATATTTTTTGTAAGCAAAAAAACCGGCAAAGTTTATTCCGAAATATCCGATAAAACCGGAAAATTTAAAATTACATTACCAAACGGCTCTGTTTATCAAATCAAAATAAAATCCTTTGACCAAGACATGAACTATACCGCTGTTGATATTGCAGAAGCCGATTACGATATGGAATTTGATGTAGGAATTTCGTATGAACTTCCGAAAACATATACGTTAAAAGATGTTCATTTTGATACAAATAAAGCAAGCCTTAAATCTGTTTCTTTTAAATCTTTAAACGAACTTGCCGAATTTATGAAGCATAAAACAACACTTAAAATTGAACTTGCAGGTCATACCGACAGCGACGGAGAAGCAGACATGAACCTTGACCTTTCTCAAAGACGTGCAGAAACCGTAAGGAATTATCTTATAAAAAAAGGTATTTCTCCCGATAGATTAACAGCAGTAGGCTACGGAGAAACCCAACCGGTTGAATCTAACTCCACAAACGAAGGAAAACAAAAAAACAGAAGAACCGAAGTTCGTATTTTGGAGCAATAA
- a CDS encoding AAA domain-containing protein: MQNLIKYFNACYQADNNSLTVSNFFGASVESRLIFDDEENLINGKLPYYPVEEDYAVKTDKIAKLYEKEKEFVYCSLFVIGKTVSFSNRITKICSPLIIHPAKIVKPEDEYFIQIDKSQRRINYPLLNRIREDESDNEIFLERITEIVTGFDIDDTTLFGLADIFKTFIPELDIEELNLFPKLLSEKQVKKHLQAKQLNELKGYKIIPASGAGIIKKSINTRGIINELNEISKSNVFSAPLKAIFNSGENIKKSHEKLGRVPGILSATQKKVLQNAPLFPASLIVGPPGTGKSYTVATLAIEQITKGKSILIASRTDQAVDVIADKIEKQLGIKGIIVRGGRSQYLRDLKKYLQNILNGIYKKDDSISSKELESDLKRLDKKIAKIENEFLKRIDDEMNWGKFIAEKQYEKGFFTNLKKKYINWRNEKLKTHPELISELDKALHKLNADTVKYIEEKHSENIEIAIIKHRKSLMNLLKALRARQGTKQEEYFKTADFKHILKVFPIWLVKMSDINKVLPLNTELFDIAIIDEATQCDIASSIPIIQRAKHAVFTGDPSQLRHVSFLSKAMSNNLITKFNLENYNSETLDYRHNSILDIVSNNISNQEQIFFLNEHYRSFPSIIRFSNEKFYSGVLRIMNSRPDISKNAGSQVIFCKGVRTKQGYNIEEADCIIKKLTEIIETEKELNEQTCNSIGILSPFRNQAEYISDLIEKKFTLNEIKKHNIRVSTAYGFQGDERDIMFLTFVLDNNSHPTAFRHINKPNVFNVSITRAKSMQYIYHSLNIKSVTTNSLLREYLESFSDLNKEEKTNKIQDKFIEEVTEELHKQGLKTWKAFPVAGLKIDIIVKIKDTTYGIDLIGYPGEFEGAFTIERYKMLQRAGLKTIPLSYTRWVSDKQNCFFELMKDLK, from the coding sequence GCTGATAATAACAGCTTAACCGTAAGCAATTTTTTCGGAGCATCGGTTGAAAGCAGATTAATATTTGATGACGAAGAAAATCTGATTAACGGCAAGTTACCTTATTACCCTGTTGAAGAAGATTATGCCGTAAAGACAGATAAAATTGCCAAACTCTACGAAAAAGAAAAGGAATTTGTGTATTGTTCATTATTCGTTATCGGGAAAACAGTAAGTTTCAGTAATCGAATAACAAAAATTTGCTCCCCTTTAATTATACATCCTGCAAAAATTGTAAAACCTGAAGACGAATATTTTATTCAAATCGACAAATCTCAAAGAAGAATAAATTATCCGCTTTTAAACAGAATTCGTGAAGATGAAAGCGATAACGAAATCTTCCTTGAAAGAATTACAGAAATTGTTACCGGTTTTGATATTGACGACACAACTTTATTCGGATTGGCAGATATTTTCAAAACATTTATACCTGAATTAGATATTGAAGAACTCAACTTATTTCCGAAACTCTTATCTGAAAAACAAGTAAAAAAACATTTGCAAGCAAAACAATTAAATGAACTTAAAGGCTATAAAATTATTCCGGCAAGTGGTGCGGGAATTATTAAAAAGTCAATAAACACAAGAGGAATCATTAATGAACTGAACGAAATTTCAAAATCAAATGTTTTTTCCGCACCTTTAAAAGCTATTTTCAATTCCGGAGAAAACATTAAAAAATCGCACGAAAAACTCGGAAGAGTTCCCGGAATTTTAAGTGCAACGCAAAAAAAAGTTCTTCAAAATGCTCCTTTGTTCCCGGCAAGCCTCATTGTAGGACCCCCCGGAACCGGAAAATCATATACCGTTGCAACACTTGCAATCGAACAAATTACAAAAGGAAAATCAATTTTAATTGCATCAAGAACCGACCAAGCTGTTGACGTTATTGCCGACAAAATTGAAAAACAACTCGGAATAAAAGGCATTATTGTAAGAGGCGGAAGAAGTCAATACCTCAGAGATTTAAAAAAGTATTTGCAAAATATTTTAAACGGAATCTATAAAAAAGATGATTCAATAAGTTCAAAGGAACTTGAAAGCGATTTAAAAAGATTAGACAAAAAAATTGCAAAAATTGAGAACGAATTTTTAAAAAGAATTGACGATGAAATGAATTGGGGGAAATTTATTGCCGAAAAACAATATGAAAAAGGTTTCTTTACAAACTTGAAAAAGAAATATATTAATTGGAGAAACGAAAAGTTAAAAACACATCCTGAACTTATTTCGGAACTCGACAAAGCACTTCATAAGTTAAATGCAGATACTGTTAAATACATTGAAGAAAAACATTCCGAAAATATTGAAATTGCAATTATCAAGCATCGAAAAAGCTTAATGAATTTATTGAAAGCATTAAGAGCAAGACAAGGAACCAAACAAGAAGAATATTTCAAAACAGCTGACTTTAAGCATATTCTGAAAGTTTTCCCTATTTGGCTTGTGAAGATGAGCGATATAAATAAAGTGTTGCCCTTAAATACGGAGTTGTTTGACATTGCAATTATCGATGAAGCCACACAATGCGATATTGCAAGCAGTATCCCGATTATTCAAAGAGCAAAACACGCAGTTTTTACCGGCGACCCGAGCCAATTAAGGCACGTTTCTTTTCTGTCGAAGGCAATGAGCAATAATCTTATCACAAAATTTAATCTTGAAAATTATAATTCCGAAACCCTTGATTACCGGCATAACAGCATATTGGATATTGTCAGCAATAATATTTCAAATCAAGAACAAATATTCTTCCTAAATGAACATTACAGAAGTTTTCCTTCGATTATTCGTTTCAGTAATGAAAAATTTTACTCCGGAGTTCTGCGAATTATGAATTCCAGACCTGACATTTCAAAAAATGCAGGAAGCCAAGTTATCTTTTGCAAAGGAGTAAGAACTAAGCAAGGATACAATATCGAAGAAGCTGATTGCATAATTAAAAAACTTACCGAAATTATTGAAACCGAAAAAGAATTAAACGAACAAACCTGCAATTCAATTGGTATTCTTTCTCCTTTCAGAAATCAGGCAGAATATATTTCCGATTTAATTGAAAAAAAGTTTACTCTTAATGAAATTAAAAAGCACAATATCAGAGTCTCAACAGCATATGGTTTTCAAGGCGATGAACGAGACATTATGTTTCTTACATTTGTTTTGGATAACAATTCTCATCCTACGGCATTCAGGCATATCAATAAGCCCAATGTATTTAATGTTTCGATAACTCGTGCAAAATCAATGCAATATATTTATCATTCATTAAACATCAAATCCGTAACAACCAACTCACTACTAAGGGAATATCTTGAAAGTTTTAGTGACCTTAACAAAGAAGAAAAAACAAATAAAATTCAAGATAAATTCATTGAAGAAGTTACGGAAGAACTTCATAAGCAAGGTTTAAAAACATGGAAAGCATTTCCGGTTGCCGGATTAAAAATAGACATCATTGTAAAAATAAAAGATACAACATACGGAATTGACCTTATCGGTTATCCCGGTGAATTTGAAGGTGCCTTTACAATCGAAAGATATAAAATGTTGCAAAGAGCCGGCTTAAAAACAATACCTTTATCATATACACGTTGGGTAAGTGATAAGCAGAATTGTTTTTTTGAACTGATGAAAGATTTGAAATAA
- a CDS encoding TetR/AcrR family transcriptional regulator — translation MEDIKQKIIETATSLYKKFGIKSVTMDDVARECMISKKTLYKYVNDKIDLLTEAFRYEFGIQSKRFEAITKKKLNAVEEVLEIHKNLINMLKTHNPSVEYDMHKYYPVVDKELKEKKSFSVYQMMLKNLKKGIKEGLYYNDIDIELIAKQRVILQVQKIENSIVSFKEFTKPHAMKQMFIYHLRAICSPKGIKLLNQKIKELD, via the coding sequence ATGGAAGACATTAAACAAAAAATAATAGAAACCGCAACTTCTTTATATAAAAAGTTCGGAATCAAAAGTGTTACCATGGATGATGTTGCCAGAGAATGTATGATTTCAAAAAAAACATTATATAAATATGTTAATGATAAAATTGATTTACTGACAGAAGCATTCCGTTACGAATTCGGCATACAAAGTAAACGTTTTGAAGCCATAACAAAAAAGAAATTAAATGCCGTAGAAGAAGTTCTTGAAATACATAAAAACCTTATAAATATGCTGAAAACGCATAATCCTTCGGTAGAATATGATATGCATAAATATTATCCTGTAGTTGACAAAGAATTAAAAGAAAAAAAATCATTTTCAGTTTATCAAATGATGCTTAAAAATCTTAAGAAAGGAATTAAAGAAGGTTTATACTATAACGATATTGATATAGAACTAATTGCAAAACAAAGAGTTATACTTCAAGTGCAAAAAATTGAAAACTCAATTGTTTCATTTAAAGAATTTACAAAACCGCATGCAATGAAGCAAATGTTTATTTACCACCTCAGAGCAATTTGCAGCCCGAAAGGAATAAAATTATTAAACCAAAAAATTAAAGAATTAGACTAA